From the genome of Uranotaenia lowii strain MFRU-FL chromosome 1, ASM2978415v1, whole genome shotgun sequence, one region includes:
- the LOC129738586 gene encoding deoxynucleoside kinase isoform X1, translating to MFSNLLLRRFFLDMASAIGPEKLGANGKKPFTVFIEGNIGSGKTTFLNHFQKFKDRVCLLTEPVEKWRDCGGVNLLDLMYKEPHRWAMPFQTYVTLTMLNMHTNQTEKSVKLMERSMFSARYCFVESMLASGSLHQGMYNILQEWYEFIYANIHIQADLIVYLRTSPEIVYDRMMKRARSEESCVPLKYLQELHELHENWLIHGAFPRAAPVLVLDADLDLNNIGSEYKRSETSILKPILIENTNQHPILASPSKRTRTEL from the exons ATGTTCAGTAATTTGCTTTTGA GACGCTTTTTTCTCGACATGGCATCGGCGATCGGTCCGGAGAAGCTGGGTGCAAACGGAAAGAAACCTTTTACGGTGTTCATCGAAGGTAACATTGGTAGCGGTAAAACTACCTTCCTGAACCATTTCCAGAAATTTAAGGACCGAGTTTGCCTGCTCACTGAACCCGTTGAAAAATGGCGCGACTGCGGAGGAGTTAATCTGCTAGATCTGATGTACAAGGAACCCCATCGATGGGCGATGCCTTTCCAGACCTACGTGACGCTGACCATGCTGAACATGCACACGAATCAAACAGAGAAAAGTGTTAAATTGATGGAACGCTCCATGTTCAGTGCAAG GTACTGTTTCGTGGAAAGCATGCTTGCCAGCGGTAGTTTACACCAAGGAATGTACAACATATTGCAGGAGTGGTATGAATTTATTTATGCCAATATTCATATACAGGCAGATCTGATTG TTTATTTGAGAACTAGTCCAGAAATAGTGTACGATCGGATGATGAAACGTGCACGCTCTGAAGAAAGTTGCGTTCCCCTCAAATATCTACAAGAACTTCATGAGTTGCATGAAAATTGGCTCATTCATGGAGCCTTCCCGCGAGCTGCTCCC GTGTTGGTGCTAGATGCAGACTTAGATTTGAATAATATCGGATCTGAATATAAGCGATCAGAAACGAGTATTCTCAAACCAATTTTGATTGAGAATACTAATCAACATCCAATCCTTGCATCACCAAGTAAAAGAACGAGAACTGAATTGTGA
- the LOC129738584 gene encoding uncharacterized protein LOC129738584 isoform X1 — protein MERIFIKYVQEFQTIYTQTKPDIELKVEIQDNMIGSTMRKKETSPTVLKKLAIEMINNHYSHCDQWYTDASKMMNKCGIGIYDASSNTMISISLAYEVNIATAELLAIRVALEQIDEARSGTVIFTDSQAACKIIKKDIINKQFDQITHDICTLATTKKVKIQWIPSHVGIDGNENADILAKQGLDGPVILQNKLRLEDAYNRFKQEALESTNVWYRSMAQDEGKGVKFYGFQPNFSTKPWYWNVEFNNFQIRTLNRLISGHDYSPYYLGLMRIRDTKLCELCNTNFTTEHALLNCIQFNHIRNHYDWNRYSNLIEMIQNFDEDKLREILSFLEKARMKI, from the coding sequence AtggaaagaattttcattaaatatgttcaagaatttcaaactatttacaCACAAACTAAACCGGATATCGAACTGAAAGTTGAAATTCAAGACAATATGATTGGTTCAACAATGAGGAAAAAAGAAACTTCACCAACTGTATTGAAAAAACTCGCCATTGAAATGATAAATAATCATTATAGCCATTGTGATCAGTGGTATACTGATGCTTCCAAAATGATGAACAAATGTGGCATTGGAATATATGACGCGTCTTCCAACACAATGATTAGTATCTCCTTAGCATATGAAGTGAATATCGCAACAGCAGAACTCCTAGCTATTAGAGTAGCtttagaacaaattgacgaAGCTAGATCTGGAACAGTCATCTTCACGGATTCGCAGGCAGcctgtaaaattataaaaaaggatATTATCAACAAACAATTCGACCAAATAACTCACGACATATGTACGCTTGCAACAACAAAGAAGGTCAAAATTCAGTGGATCCCCTCTCATGTTGGCATTGACGGAAACGAAAATGCTGATATCCTCGCGAAACAAGGACTAGATGGACCAGTAATACTTCAAAACAAACTGCGACTTGAGGAtgcatataatagattcaaacaAGAAGCCCTGGAATCCACTAATGTATGGTATAGAAGTATGGCACAAGATGAAGGAAAAGGAGTCAAATTTTACGGGTTTCAGCCTAATTTCTCCACTAAACCCTGGTATTGGAACGTCgaattcaacaatttccaaattCGAACTTTAAACCGTTTAATCAGCGGACACGATTACTCTCCTTATTACTTGGGATTAATGAGGATTCGAGACACAAAGCTATGTGAATTATGTAACACGAATTTCACAACAGAACACGCACTCCTAAACTGCATTCAATTTAATCACATTAGAAATCATTATGATTGGAATCGATATTCCAATCTGAtcgaaatgattcaaaattttgatgaagaTAAACTAAGAGAAATCCTTAGTTTCCTAGAAAAAGctcgaatgaaaatttaa
- the LOC129738586 gene encoding deoxynucleoside kinase isoform X2, with product MASAIGPEKLGANGKKPFTVFIEGNIGSGKTTFLNHFQKFKDRVCLLTEPVEKWRDCGGVNLLDLMYKEPHRWAMPFQTYVTLTMLNMHTNQTEKSVKLMERSMFSARYCFVESMLASGSLHQGMYNILQEWYEFIYANIHIQADLIVYLRTSPEIVYDRMMKRARSEESCVPLKYLQELHELHENWLIHGAFPRAAPVLVLDADLDLNNIGSEYKRSETSILKPILIENTNQHPILASPSKRTRTEL from the exons ATGGCATCGGCGATCGGTCCGGAGAAGCTGGGTGCAAACGGAAAGAAACCTTTTACGGTGTTCATCGAAGGTAACATTGGTAGCGGTAAAACTACCTTCCTGAACCATTTCCAGAAATTTAAGGACCGAGTTTGCCTGCTCACTGAACCCGTTGAAAAATGGCGCGACTGCGGAGGAGTTAATCTGCTAGATCTGATGTACAAGGAACCCCATCGATGGGCGATGCCTTTCCAGACCTACGTGACGCTGACCATGCTGAACATGCACACGAATCAAACAGAGAAAAGTGTTAAATTGATGGAACGCTCCATGTTCAGTGCAAG GTACTGTTTCGTGGAAAGCATGCTTGCCAGCGGTAGTTTACACCAAGGAATGTACAACATATTGCAGGAGTGGTATGAATTTATTTATGCCAATATTCATATACAGGCAGATCTGATTG TTTATTTGAGAACTAGTCCAGAAATAGTGTACGATCGGATGATGAAACGTGCACGCTCTGAAGAAAGTTGCGTTCCCCTCAAATATCTACAAGAACTTCATGAGTTGCATGAAAATTGGCTCATTCATGGAGCCTTCCCGCGAGCTGCTCCC GTGTTGGTGCTAGATGCAGACTTAGATTTGAATAATATCGGATCTGAATATAAGCGATCAGAAACGAGTATTCTCAAACCAATTTTGATTGAGAATACTAATCAACATCCAATCCTTGCATCACCAAGTAAAAGAACGAGAACTGAATTGTGA
- the LOC129738584 gene encoding uncharacterized protein LOC129738584 isoform X2, which produces MKAKVEIDSVFRMHRMKDKKKEPTYKMGVVFRSNTLPTDVSIYSVIHRVQPYIRKPIICFKCLRYNHLSKNCKEKKEKCMNCATEHSQENLCNILKCMYCFNANHKTTDKVCPRWKKENDIQAIMAKKCLTYQEAKQYFEIPTENFFDVLRTTEDYPTPAEAYSKVAANGKNFPQHLQQNRKEWSYDDKRNRTRKENRTPNQSHVDVEIVPGVASILGLNQKEFTKKRKMEEEKEEPRGIGLFNKYRAGELERFKKEIEESVKKQSFEEWKQIISSINIKLEAIVKSHGKTGGDISACIMGELNKMVGSPGDK; this is translated from the coding sequence ATGAAGGCTAAGGTTGAAATAGATTCCGTATTTAGAATGCACCGAATGAAAGATAAGAAAAAGGAACCTACTTATAAAATGGGTGTAGTTTTTCGAAGCAACACTTTACCGACTGACGTCAGCATATATTCTGTGATACATAGGGTACAACCTTACATAAGAAAAccgattatttgttttaaatgtttgcGTTATAACCACTTGTCCAAAAACTgtaaagaaaagaaagaaaaatgtatgaattgtGCTACAGAACACTCACAAGAAAATCtatgtaatattttaaagtgtATGTACTGTTTTAATGCTAATCATAAGACCACTGACAAAGTATGTCCACGATGGAAAAAGGAGAATGACATTCAAGCGATAAtggcaaaaaaatgtttaacataTCAAGAGgcgaaacaatattttgaaattccaactgaaaacttttttgatgtTTTAAGAACGACAGAAGATTATCCTACTCCAGCAGAAGCATACTCTAAAGTAGCagcaaatggcaaaaattttcCTCAGCACTTACAACAAAATCGCAAGGAGTGGAGCTATGATGACAAAAGAAATAGAAcaagaaaagaaaacagaacACCAAACCAATCACATGTAGATGTAGAAATTGTACCTGGAGTTGCCAGTATTTTGGGACTAAACCAGAAGGAATTTACAAAGAAGAGAAAgatggaagaagaaaaagaagagccAAGAGGTATAGGGTTGTTTAATAAATATAGGGCAGGAGAGTtagaaagatttaaaaaagaaatagaggaatctgttaaaaaacaatcattcgaagaatggaaacaaataatatcatcaataaacataaaattagaAGCTATTGTAAAATCGCACGGAAAAACAGGAGGAGACATATCAGCTTGTATCATGGGTGAGCTAAATAAAATGGTGGGATCCCCGGGAGACAAATAA